A segment of the Corynebacterium resistens DSM 45100 genome:
TTCGACTGAAAAAAATCGACGACGAGCCCTAAACGGTCGGCCTCATTCGCAAGCAGCGCTTCGACATCACTTAATGTGGTGGAGCCGTAAACCTCAGGCTGCCTTTTACCTAGACGATTCAAATTAGGACCGTTGATCACAACAACACTGGTGGGGTTAGTGGAAAGGGTGGCCATTTTATTCTCCTAAACGTGCAGTGCTGCAAGGTAATGGTGCGGATGTCACGCAATAAGCAGATGAAAAGGTTGATTGGGCGAAGTTAATCTCAACTATTGTGCAGGTTGCGGGGTGCAAGTGTTGCGATATGCGCACTCTAGAATTTCCAACTCAGGCCCTTCCAGCCTAATGGGGCTTCCAACCGCGTCGAGTACTACGAAACGAGTAACTCCAGCTTTATTCTTCTTATCGCGCGCCATTGCCCCGTTTAAGGTAGCTAGATCCGCGCCATCGTAGCTCACAGGAAGCCCGACAGAAGAAAGAATTTGTCGGTGGAGGGCCACGGCTTCGCCATCTAACAACCCGGCAGCCTTTGCCAACTCTGCCTCGAAAACCATGCCTACGGCGACAGCATGCCCGTGTGGCCATGAATAGTTCTCATGATGTTCAATAGCGTGCCCATAGGTGTGCCCATAATTGAGAATCTCGCGCAGGTGACTTTCTTTAAGGTCTTGCCCCACCACATCTGCTTTTACTTGAATAGCCTTTTCGATCAATTCTGGTAGCGAACCCCCAGGTGCAATCGCGGCCTCTGGATCATCGAGGTAGATATCCAAAATCGAGGTATCGCGAATGAAGCCGGCCTTGATGATCTCGGCGCTGCCCGCCACGATTTCTGCTGCGGGCAAAGTGTCCAGGACTTCCAGATCCACCAAAACCGCGGCGGGTTCATGGAAAGCTCCAACTAGGTTCTTTCCAGCTTCGGTATTGATCCCGGTCTTGCCACCAACGGCTGCATCCACCATGGCCAACAAAGTTGTGGGGCACTGAATAACCGCAATGCCTCGCATCCACGTGGCAGCAATGAAGCCCGCGACATCGGTGGCTGCACCTCCACCTAAGCCAATCACTGCATCATGCCGGGTCAAGCCCGCAGTGGCACAGGCCTCCCACAACCTAGCAGCCTCAGTAATGGTTTTACCGCGTTCTGCGTCGGCGAGCTCAACGACGTGAACGGCGCGCCCCTCGTCGTGGATGAGTTGCGCCAACGCATCGGCGCGATCAGCCAAAGCCGGCTGGTGGATCAACAGGTAGGTACTGGCTCCAGGCGTCACCTCCACCGCCTGTTTAGCGACAAATTCGAGGCCCCGGTCAATGTAAACGTTGTAGGGGTTGGCGGAGTTCACGGAGATTTCAGTCATAATGCCTATTTCTGGATGGTCAATTCTTGATAGCGGGCGGGCGCCTTCACAGCGTTGATGGTAATCCGGCTATGGGGCTCGCCATGAGGTCAAGGGCGCTCTGGGCGCAGCTGATCAGGGTAAACGTCTTCCATGAAGGTAAGCAGTTCAGTCACCACTCGATGAGAAGGCTTTGAGCCACTCCTAATGGTGTAGTTAGCCACCTCTTCATACAAGGGCCCGCGCTGCGCCAAAAGTTTCTCGTAAGCTGCGCGTGGGTCAGGCACATTCAATAGTGGACGGCTGCGATTACCAGCGAGGCGTTTCATCGCGTCATCCACCGGCAAATCTAGCCGTACCACCACATGGTTAGCGAGCAGTTCTCGGGTCTCCGGGGTGACCACCGCCCCGCCCCCCAGTGCTAGAACGCCTGATCCCTGCAGGGCCTCAGCAACAACCTCGTGTTCTACCCGCCGAAATTCCGGCTCCCCCAAGCTTTCTAAAACCTTGCCACATGGCATGTTGTACCGAGCAGCAATGAGTTGATCGGTATCGGTAAAACTTGTACCAAGGGCGTGGGCTACCCGTTGCCCAATGGTAGTTTTACCGCTGCCCGGCATGCCGACAAGTACAACGCGCGGACTCATAATTCCTGCCCTTTATCCCACGCCAGTCGCTGCTGTACGTACGTCTGGTAACTCTCAAAGTTCCGCTTCACCTCGTCGAGGCTGTCACCGCCAAACTTTTCGGTGACGGCTCGGGCTACGACAAGTGCCACCATGGATTCGGCAACAACACCGGCGGCCGGTACCGCGCATACATCCGATCGCTGATGAATCCCCGTCGCAGCGGCTCCATTATCCATATCCACGGTTTGCAGGGCTCGAGGGACAGTGCTGATGGGCTTCATCGCGGCACGCACGATCAAGTCCTCACCGTTGGTCATGCCACCTTCCAAACCTCCGGCGCGGTTTGAGAGCCGCGTGATTCCCGCCCCGTCTTTAGCACGCACCATCTCGTCGTGCGCCTCGGAACCTCGGCGGCGGGCCTCGGCAAATCCGTCCCCAATCTCCACTCCCTTGATTGCCTGAATCCCCATCAGAGCCGAGGCCAATTGGGCGTCTAATCGGGCATCACCGGAAGTATGAGAACCCAATCCGATGGGCAATCCCTTGACAACGACTTCCACTACACCCCCGAGGGTATCGCCGGACTTCTTCGCAGCCTTAATCTCATCGATCATTTCCGCCTCGGATACCGCGTCAGCCGCGCGGACCGGGGAGGCGTCAATTTCATCAAGCTGGGAAAACTCGGGCACTGGCCCTGCGTAAGGAGTGGAAGCGCCAATGGAGATCACATGGCTCAAAACCTCCACCCCTAACACTTCCCGCAAGAGGGCGCGGGCGAAAGTTCCTGCTGCGACACGAGCGGCGGTTTCTCGGGCACTGGAGCGCTCCAGGATCGGACGCGCTTCGGTGTGATTGAACTTCACCATTCCGGAGAAATCAGCGTGGCCCGGCCGCGGTCGGGTCAGCCGCGCGCCACGCCCACTATCCATTTCCTTTGCAATGTCTGGATCGTTCAGGTCGATCGGATCTGCAGACATGATGGTTGTCCATTTGGGCCACTCGGTGTTACCAATCATCACGGCAACAGGACTTCCCAGAGTCTGCCCGTGGCGCACACCGGAAAGAAACGTGACCTCATCTGCTTCAAACTTCATCCGCGCACCACGCCCATAACCCAGGCGACGACGTGCGAGCTGACGGGAAACTTCCTCGCGAGTCACCGTTAGGCCCGCGGGCAAGTTTTCAATCAGAGAAATCAGAGCTTGGCCGTGCGATTCGCCGGCTGTGGTCCATCGAAGCATGACGTATATCTTACTATGCCCCGGACACGATAAAGCCCACGACCACTACCAACGTCCCTACAACCATCGCCGGGCCGTGCGGTGTAAAGGAATCGCGGTCACGCACGGTTGTTGCCTTCGCGATACCGACGCCGACCAAGCCAGCCACGGCCATCGCCACCCATAGGCCCCAAAATTCCTCGCCCGTGGCCAGCGTTCCCAGAGTAAGCGCAAGCTTTGCATCTCCGCCACCAGCTTGCATCCGGCGGGAAACCAGTGGGGCGAAAATAATGAACATCGCCCACAACAGCCCGCCAAGCAACTGCTGTGGCTGCCAATGAGGCAGCACCACTGTGAAAATCGCTGTGGCAATGAACGCCGGCCAAGTAAGGGTGTTGGGTAGGCGGCGCGTGGTGGCGTCGATCCAACAAATCCAACCACCCCAAACCCCATAAGCGAGCCAGATAACACCGGCCAATGTGGTAGTGCCCACTGGCGTATCCCCCTGAAAAATACGGACTCCCCCCCAGAAGCCAGAAGAGCCACTAAAAAGCCGCTAGAGCTGCTTCAGCTGCAGCACTGTCTCGAGCATAAGCCCTTCCGGACTGACGTGCCCAGTGAAAAGGCGGAACTGCTCTTCTGCCTGACCGGCCAGCATCCGCAAACCATCGGCATGAGGCAGGCCCATCTCTCGAGCAGCCGATAGCAGTGGCGTGGGGTACGGATCGTAGATGACATCCACGATGGCTGAGGTGCCCAGAAGTGCGGGGATGAGAGGCTCGACTGCCTCGGCGGGCACGGTTGAAATAGCCACACTTGCGCCCCGCACGGTTGCCGCTAGGCATGGATCGTCAAAACGGGACCATTCGAACTCCATGCCGAAGCCTTCGACCAATGCCTGAAGGTTGAGAGCGCGTTCAGAACGAGCCAGCACGATGACGCGCCGAACTCCAGCCTGGGCCAACGCAGCCACGGCTGGTCGCGCAGTGCCACCATTTCCAATGACCACAGCGGACGTTCCCGAAAGATCTGGTGCGCCTTGTGCCACGACGTATTCGAGGCAGCGGGTAATCCCATCGACATCCGTGTTATCAGCCAACCATTTCACGCGCCGGGTTTCGTTGGCGGGAGCTGCCATTCCGGATGACTCCCCAGGGGCGGAGTGCTCTTCCACGTGGGGAACAAGCGTGTTAGCGGTTCCGATGCTCAGGGCGCGTTCCGTGGCTACATCAGCAAGTTCCAAAGCGACTTGCTTGCCTGGCATCGTTACGGATAATCCGCGAATGCCCGCTACGTCGCCGGCGGCTGTCAATAATTGCCGAAGCTCCCGTGCCTCGCCCGCCTCCACGCGGTAATAGGACATATCGTCCTGGTGCGTAGCGCGGTAACCAGCGGTGTGCAACTGCGGTGAAAGTGAGTGGGCGATGGGGCGCCCTAGAACCGCACAGCGCGGATTTGCTAGAGCCAAAAACTCATCGATGGTTAAAAAACCTGTGGATGTTGGTTCTGCGCTACTCACCTAGCGCCCCGAATCCAGTACGCCGTTCGCACGGGAGCGTTCAATTGCCTTTTCATGCTCCGCGAAGTCACGGTTGAATACAGTCGTGCCATCCTTATCGATGGTGACGAAGTACAGCCAATCACCAGGAGCCGGGTTTTCGATAGCGTGCAATGCTTTGAGCCCAGGCGAAGCAATCGGCGTATCTGGCAGCCCCTGCTTAGCGTAGGTATTCCACGGCGTAATGCGTTTGCGGTCTGCATCCGTAGTGGCAACCTCTTGCTCAGAGAGCGAGTAGTTCACCGTTGAGTCGAACTCAAGCTTCTGATTAATCTTCAAGCGGTTAAGGATCACGCGACCGACCTTGTCGAAGTCGTTGGCGGGTGCTTCACGTTCGATCAATGAGGCAGCCGTAACCATTTCATATGGATTCAATCCAATCTTGCTAGCCGCGGAAACCAGTCCGGTGTTCTCGTACTGCTTCGCGGAAGCAGAAATCAACGATTTCATGATCTCCACGGGGTTGCTGGTGGGATTGAACACGTGGATACCGGGGGAAATCAGCCCCTCGATACGCTTGGGGTCTTCGCCGCGGCGGCTCACCGGCTCTTGGGCCCATTGTGGCACGCCGAGATCCGCAGGCGATGTGCGAGCGACTGCCTCGCGAAGCTTTTCAGGGCTCACGCAAGTGTTGTTGTCCTGGCAGGTCTGTTTCGAGACAAGCGAGTAAATACCTTCACGGGGTTTTCCGCCCACGACCGTGACATTCTCCAACGTCAAGCCCGTCGGAATATCAACGACACCACGGCGGCTCTTCTCATCGGAAAGCTTCTCCAGGGCAGACTTTGCAGACATTTCTTCCTGCAAGGGGTAATAACCAGCCTGCAGTGTGGGAGCTTGCTTGGATACCTCCGCCATCAAAGCACGACGCGAACCCACGACGTTTTTCTCTACGAGTTCAGGCACCAGCGAAGCCACCGAATCGCCTTCGTCGACGCGAACCATCACGATCTTGCCGTTCCCGGTTCCCGCATAGTCACGGGTTCCAACAACTTCACGCTGGTACCAGATGTATCCCAGCGTTCCGACTAACAAAAGCACAAGCGCGATCGATAAGGCACCGGCCCACTGCCGACGGCGCCTGTACTTCGGTTGCATCCGTTGCTTCCCTTTCCTCGCAGCCAGATCCTCTAGGATTTCGTATAAGTGATAACGCCTATTGTTACATGAAGAACTTTAGAATCCCGCAATTACTCGCCCGAATTTGACGGATTTAAAGCACGCTTTCGCCCATCAAGCCAGCCTTGCAGGATGTGGACAGCTGCTGCTTGGTCAATGCGCTTGCGCCCTTTCTTCACATTGACGCCTGAAGCATGCATGGCAGCCGTTGCTGCAACAGTGGACATACGTTCATCGACCATGCGAATAGGAATTGACTGATGGCCCCGCTGTGCCAATTCGTCGTGTAACTCACTTGCAAAAGCTTTCGCCTTTTCGGTGCTGGCGGTCGAGTTACCTCGTAGAGCTACCGGCAAGCCAATGATGACCTCAACGACGAAGTTTTCTTCCACTTCGCACGCAACTTGACGAACATCTCCCCCGTCATCACGCGCATGAACAGTACGGAGTGGAGAGGCCAGAATCCCATCGGGATCGCTGAGAGCCAAACCGATGCGAACTGTACCGACATCAATGCCTAGCCGGCGCCCGCGCCCCGGGTCGGACTGTGCCGTAGGCCGGGAAACTTCGTCAAAATCTTTACGAGAGTACTCCGGGCTGCCCCCAACTGCTTCTTCATCAGTGGGGCCATGCGAATTGGAATTATCCATTCGCTTCAACCATCGCCTTAACTGCTTCCAATCCCGCCGCAATTCCTGCTGGATCAGAACCAGATCCCTGAGCCATAGCTGGTTTGCCACCGCCACGGCCACCGACCTTCTCGCCAAAGGTCTTCACCAGCTCGCCAGCCTTCAGCCCCTTATCAACTGCTGCGTCCGTAACGGCAGCCACGAATGGCACCTTCCCGTCATCGGATGCAGTGAAGAAGACTACGGCAGCATCGGATCCGAATCGCGCCTTGGCGTCGGTAGCCATCGTGCGAACATCGCCAGCTGAAACTCCCTCAGGAAGCTGAACTGCCACAACCTTAATGCCCCCAATGGTTTCAGCTTTAGCCACGAGATCTCCTACTCCAGCGAGCAGTTGCTGGTTACGCATTTGCTGGATCTGTTTTTCAGCTGCCTTGAGCTTCGCCGTCAACGCATCGATGCGCTCTGGAAGTTCTTCGGAGGGCGTCTTCAGATTTGCAGCCAGATCGGCCACAACGTTCTTGCCACCGGATAGGAAGCGGAAGGAATCCATACCTGTGTAGGCCTCGATACGCCGGACACCGGAGCCGACGGAAGATTCCCCCAAGACCGCAATGGGGCCGATCTGCGAAGAATGCTCCACGTGGATACCACCACATAGCTCCATGGAGAATGGGCCACCAATTTCTACCACGCGCACTTCATCGCCGTAGTTTTCGCCGAAGAGAGCCATAGCGCCCATGGCGCGTGCCTCTTCCAAGCTGGTCTCAATGGTATTGACCTTATAATCGCTGTCCACCGCGGCATTGGCGATGTCCTCAATCCGCGAAAGCTGTTCCGCCGTGAGCTGGTCGCCGTATTGGAAGTCGAAGCGCAAGTAGCCCGGACGATTCATGGAACCTGCCTGCACTGCTGTGGGCCCCAATACATCACGCAGCGCGGCGTGGATCAAGTGAGTACCGGAATGAGCCTGTCGGGCTTGGTGGCGCCACGCATCGTCCACGGAGGCCGTGAGCTTCTGCCCTACTGCTAGCTCACCGCCGGTCACAGTGGCGAAGTGTACCCAGACCTTCTTGCCTACCTTTTGAACGTCTGTCACATCAGCGGCACCGGACTCGCCGCGGAAGGTACCTCGGTCAGCCATCTGGCCACCTGCTTCTGCGTAAAACGGAGTGCGGTCGACAATGATCTGGGCCTGATCACCAGCAGCTACTCGGTCAACTAACTGACCTTCCTTGATAATTCCCAGTACAGCAGACTCATCCTCGATATGGGTGTAGCCCGTGAACGCCGTCGGGTGGTTGTCAACGAACGGACGGTAGATCGTCTGATCCGCATGGCCCATCTTTTTGGCGTTGTTGTCGGCCTTTGCTCGTGCTTTCTGCTCTGCCATGAGCTCGTGGAATCCGGCTTCGTCAACGGTCATCCCCGCTTCGTTGGCCATTTCCACCGTCAAATCGAATGGGAAACCATGGGTATCGTGCAAGGAAAACGCCGTTGCGCCATCGACGACTGACTTACCTTCAGACTTCGCTTGGGCAGCAGCGTTTTCAAACAACTGCGAACCCGATTCCAGTGTCTTCAGGAACGCCTTCTCCTCACCCACGGCTACAGAACGAATGCGCTCCCAGTTATCGGCAATCTCTGGGTAGGACGGAGTCATCGTCTGACGAACGGTATCCATCAGGCGTTCCATGGTGGTACCGGTAGCACCCAGAAGACGCGCGGAGCGAATGATGCGGCGCAGCAGCCGGCGCAAGATGTAGCCACGGCCTTCGTTGCCAGGAGTTACGCCATCGAGCATCAACATTAGGCCAGTACGGCAGTGATCGGCAATAACGCGGAAGCGCACATTGTCCGTGTGGTTATCGCCGTACGTTGCCCCAGTCAACCTCTCTGCTTCATCAATCACAGGGCGCAGGAGGTCAGTCTCATAAACGTTTTCTACGTCTTGCAGGATGCAAGCAACTCGTTCGACGCCCATGCCTGTGTCGATATTCTTCTTGGGCAGGGGCCCGACGATCTCGAAGTTGTCTTTGCCAATGCCCTCCCCGCGTTCATTTTCCATGAACACGAGGTTCCAAATTTCGATGTAACGGGTGTCATCGACAATGGGCCCGCCTTCTTTGCCGTGTTCTGGGCCACGGTCGTAATAGATTTCCGAACACGGGCCACATGGACCAGGTACACCCATGGACCAGTAATTATCAGCCATTCCGAGGCGTTGAATACGCTCTGCCGGTACGCCGACCTTCTTCTCCCAGATCTCCGCTGCCTCGTCGTCATCGGTGTAGACAGTGACCCACAACCGGTCTGGATCGAGTCCAAAACCACCGTCAGCAACGGAGTTGATCAGCAAAGCCCACGCATGCTTGATGGCACCTTCCTTGAAGTAGTCGCCAAAAGAAAAATTGCCCGCCATCTGGAAGAACGTGTTGTGGCGCGTGGTGATACCCACCTCTTCAATATCCAGCGTGCGCACGCACTTCTGGATACTCGTGGCGGTAGCAAAAGGTGGATTCTGCTGACCCAAGAAGTACGGTTTGAACGGAACCATGCCGGCGTTCACGAACAGCAGGTTTGGGTCGTCGAGAATCAGCGAGGCACTGGGCACTTCCGTGTGGCCAGCGTTGGTGAAGTGCTTGATAAAGCGCTCGCGAATTTCATGCGTTTGCACGTGACTAATCCCTCAAATCTCGGCGACGGGTAAATACAACGTTCCTATTCTAGACCGCCGTGGACATCGCAGCGGTATTGAGGTGGAGTCCTTCTTGGACACAATGAGAATGCGAGCAGACTAAACGCCGGGCATGGATGTCCTTGATTTAGCCCACTGTATGCGGAGTCATTCAGCTTTGCGCACAACGTTTAGTCCTCGCGCACGATACGGCGTACCTTCTCCATCCGTTGGCTAATGGTTCGTTCGTGACCGTGTGGTGTGGGTTCGTAGTACCGTGCATCGCGCAGATCATCGGGCAAATATTGCTGTTTGACGACCCCCAAAGGATCGTCGTGAGGATACTTGTAGCCCACTGCATTACCTAGCTCGCGAGCACCTTGGTAGTGGCCGTCGCGTAGGTGTGGTGGCACTGTTGCGCCTTTGCCGGCTTCGACATCGGCCATTGCTTTGCCAATGGAGCTAATGACGGAATTGGATTTGGGCGCAGTTGCAAGGTGCAACGTGGCCTGGGCCAACGATAGTCGCCCTTCGGGCATACCTATGAAGCTAACCGCTTGGTGTGCGGCGACTGCGACTTGGATAGCAGTGGGGTCTGCCATCCCAATATCTTCGCTGGCGTGGATAACCAATCGGCGGGCGATGAATCGTGGGTCCTCCCCTGCTGCGATCATGCGGGCTAAATAGTGCAGTGCCGCGTCTGGGTCCGACCCACGGATGGATTTGATGAAAGCGCTCGTGATGTCATAGTGCTGATCGCCATCGCGGTCGTACCGCACTACCGCTTTGGTAATGGAGCGTTTGATGTCTTCTAAAGTAATTACGGGTTGGTTCGTGGCTATCTCTTGTTCGCCGCCCCGAGCTACGCCACCCTTAGCGCTGCGTTGGGCGCCTACGCCTTCGTTTCCTTTTCCGCCAGCGCCTCCATTAGCAGTTTCCGGCTCCTTGGCATCGCCTCCATTAGCAGTTTCTGGCTCCTTGGCATTGCCTCCCCGCGCACTGTCACCGCGACTATCCCTGCCACTGTGGGCAGCATTATCCGCCAGCACCGACTCCGCTGCGGCCTCGAGGTATGTCAAACTTCGGCGTGCATCTCCGGCTGACAGCGCGACGAGCTGAGAAAGGGCGTCAGAAGAAAGACGAACCTTGCTTCCAAAACCTCGAGGATCCTCGACAGCCCGCGTTAAAACCGTGGCAATGTCCTCATCTGTCAGCGAATGCAGTTGGACAAGCAAGGATCGGCTCAATAGAGGTGCAACGACGGAGAAACTGGGATTTTCTGTAGTAGCCGCGACTAAAAGCACTGTGCGGTTTTCTACGGCTGAGAGCAAAGCGTCCTGCTGCGTTTTCGAAAACCTGTGAACCTCATCGATAAACAACACTGTGGCGCGGCCGTGAATGAGCCGCTGCCGAGCGTTATCAATAACAGCACGAACTTCCTTTACACCAGAGTTCAGCGCACTCAGGGCTTCGAAATGGCGATCTGAAGCAGCAGAAATGAGGCTTGCGATCGTCGTTTTTCCGGTACCAGGTGGTCCGTACAGGATTACCGAACTATCACCGCGCCCCTCGATAAGGCGACGAAGCGGTGAGCCCGCGCCCAGGGCCTCTTTTTGTCCTACTACTTCATCCAGCGAACGAGGTCTCATTCGCACCGCTAGAGGTGCGTGCGCTCCAGGATGGAAATAGCGCCGAGCCGCGCTGCTGGCTCCACCCCCAGTCGGTAACGAGGGCGAATTGCTATCAAAGCTTTCACCCGCACCACTTACTTGAGCATCCGCACCGTCAAACTGATTTCGACCAACCTGGGAAAAAAGGTCATCTGGCATGGCTTACACCACCCGGGTTAGCGGATGCGCACCAAGCCGAGCCAAGATTCTCAACATGCCGCTTGTCCAGTTACGCACTGCGGTGAAATCAACGATGTCGTAGATTTCCGTGACACGTTTGATTGCATCGACAGTAGTTGCCAAATCTTGCAGCTGAGAATCCGAAAGCTTCGCTAGATCCCTACTGAGGTCCGGCGCCCCTGTAGGGTGCAGCCCACGGTGACGGTTGAGATTCAGCCGACCGTAATGCAGCATCATCAGTGACATAAACGCCCAGCCAATGAGGCCGGTCATCAATCCTCTGGCTACCACTTCGTCATCCTTGGCGGCTGGCCAAACGGACCACACTTCTGCACGCCACGATCCAATGAATTCTCGGATCTCTCGATCTGTCAGTGCAGGGGTCGTGTTGGCCTGCGGAAAGCCCGCAATTACGCATGCCACGTCGAAGGCGATATCACGGAAGCTCGCCCATTCGTAGTCAAGGAACACTACCTGATCTGCCAGGACAATGTTGTCTGGGGTGAGGTCGAATGGGGTGAAAGCTAGCAGATCATTTCGTGATTGTCGGTTAGCAGATTCCTCGGCTAGCGCGATCACCTCTGCCGGAACCTTTACCTTGTTTTCCAGTACCAGCCCAAGGCCTTGCCGAATCAGCTCTGCGATATCTACATCGGAATCCGTGATGACACTCGAGCTCACACCATGCTTCTGACATTGACGCTTCATCAAGGTCTCATACGAAGAACGCCCGCCGAATGTGGTGGCGTGCATCTTCCCCAAACGTCGACCCAGCTTTCGCACGGCCACCACCCGATCCTCAGGCTCGTGCAGCGTCAGGATATCGGTGTAGTTTGGCCCGTCGCCGGCGTCGGAAAGAATAAACAAACGGCGCGAAATATCGTAAGCCAACATCAAAGGACCAGGTCGAGAAGCCTCTGGCAATGTGTTGGTGTATTGGTAGGCGACGATCTCTCTAATCAAGCTGAGGTCATGGAACTCTGCGGGGTCGCTGAATCCCTTTGGCAGCTCCACGGTCTCACTCTTCGCCTCCGATGATGCGGCGGCTGGAAACTGCTTAATGACGACCGTACGCTCCTGCAAAAACGGGTTGGGGGCAACACGGCACCGCAAAACTAAAGCGGCGCTATCGCCTCCTAGATCCTCGGGCATGGAAAGCTCTGGGCTGCCACCGAAACGGGTTGCCAAAAGCTGGCGCGCCGCCTCCATGGTGGCTTCTACCGAGTGCACGTGGGATCTCTCTTTCTATTCCCGTTCTTATTGCTGCGCCTTAGCCTTCGGCTTGAAATCGATGCCGGATTCCTTACGCTGAGCAGCGGAAATCTCGCCTGGAGCGTCCGTTAGCGGATCCACGCCACCGCCGGACTTCGGGAAGGCGATTACGTCACGGATGGAAGAGAACCCACCAAGCAGGCTGACGATACGGTCCCAACCGAAAGCGATACCGCCGTGCGGTGGGGCGCCGAATGCAAACGCATCCAGCAAGAATCCGAACTTCTCGCGAGCTTCCTCTTCGGAAATGCCCATGACTTTGAACACGCGCTCTTGGATATCGTGACGGTGGATACGAATGGAGCCACCGCCAATCTCATTGCCGTTACACACAATGTCATAGGCGTATGCCAGCGCGGAACCAGGATCCTCGTCGAACGTGTCCAGGTACTCCGGCTTTGGCGAGGTGAAAGCGTGGTGGACAGCAGTCCATGCACTGTTACCCAAAGCAACGTCACCGGAAGCGGTGGCATCGGCGGCAGGCTCGAACAGAGGAGCATCCACCACCCAAGTAAAGGCCCAATCGCCTTCCTTGATCAGCCCAAGTTTCTCCGCGATCTCGCCGCGCGCGGCGCCCAGAAGTGCACGGGAGCTCTTTGTATCGCCAGCTGCGAAGAAGATGCAGTCGCCCGGCTTCGCACCTACGTGATTCGCAATACCTGCTCGCTCGGCATCGGTGATGTTCTTCGCCACTGGGCCGGACAACTCACCATCTTCAC
Coding sequences within it:
- a CDS encoding replication-associated recombination protein A, coding for MPDDLFSQVGRNQFDGADAQVSGAGESFDSNSPSLPTGGGASSAARRYFHPGAHAPLAVRMRPRSLDEVVGQKEALGAGSPLRRLIEGRGDSSVILYGPPGTGKTTIASLISAASDRHFEALSALNSGVKEVRAVIDNARQRLIHGRATVLFIDEVHRFSKTQQDALLSAVENRTVLLVAATTENPSFSVVAPLLSRSLLVQLHSLTDEDIATVLTRAVEDPRGFGSKVRLSSDALSQLVALSAGDARRSLTYLEAAAESVLADNAAHSGRDSRGDSARGGNAKEPETANGGDAKEPETANGGAGGKGNEGVGAQRSAKGGVARGGEQEIATNQPVITLEDIKRSITKAVVRYDRDGDQHYDITSAFIKSIRGSDPDAALHYLARMIAAGEDPRFIARRLVIHASEDIGMADPTAIQVAVAAHQAVSFIGMPEGRLSLAQATLHLATAPKSNSVISSIGKAMADVEAGKGATVPPHLRDGHYQGARELGNAVGYKYPHDDPLGVVKQQYLPDDLRDARYYEPTPHGHERTISQRMEKVRRIVRED
- the alaS gene encoding alanine--tRNA ligase, translated to MQTHEIRERFIKHFTNAGHTEVPSASLILDDPNLLFVNAGMVPFKPYFLGQQNPPFATATSIQKCVRTLDIEEVGITTRHNTFFQMAGNFSFGDYFKEGAIKHAWALLINSVADGGFGLDPDRLWVTVYTDDDEAAEIWEKKVGVPAERIQRLGMADNYWSMGVPGPCGPCSEIYYDRGPEHGKEGGPIVDDTRYIEIWNLVFMENERGEGIGKDNFEIVGPLPKKNIDTGMGVERVACILQDVENVYETDLLRPVIDEAERLTGATYGDNHTDNVRFRVIADHCRTGLMLMLDGVTPGNEGRGYILRRLLRRIIRSARLLGATGTTMERLMDTVRQTMTPSYPEIADNWERIRSVAVGEEKAFLKTLESGSQLFENAAAQAKSEGKSVVDGATAFSLHDTHGFPFDLTVEMANEAGMTVDEAGFHELMAEQKARAKADNNAKKMGHADQTIYRPFVDNHPTAFTGYTHIEDESAVLGIIKEGQLVDRVAAGDQAQIIVDRTPFYAEAGGQMADRGTFRGESGAADVTDVQKVGKKVWVHFATVTGGELAVGQKLTASVDDAWRHQARQAHSGTHLIHAALRDVLGPTAVQAGSMNRPGYLRFDFQYGDQLTAEQLSRIEDIANAAVDSDYKVNTIETSLEEARAMGAMALFGENYGDEVRVVEIGGPFSMELCGGIHVEHSSQIGPIAVLGESSVGSGVRRIEAYTGMDSFRFLSGGKNVVADLAANLKTPSEELPERIDALTAKLKAAEKQIQQMRNQQLLAGVGDLVAKAETIGGIKVVAVQLPEGVSAGDVRTMATDAKARFGSDAAVVFFTASDDGKVPFVAAVTDAAVDKGLKAGELVKTFGEKVGGRGGGKPAMAQGSGSDPAGIAAGLEAVKAMVEANG